A window of the Radiobacillus deserti genome harbors these coding sequences:
- a CDS encoding Fur-regulated basic protein FbpA: MPFLRKAVEQQKQFLIDKMKSGGFYEASDSSVHHKTSSELLAEYKIFRKREAGKKV; encoded by the coding sequence ATGCCATTTCTTAGAAAAGCTGTGGAACAACAAAAGCAGTTCCTCATTGATAAGATGAAAAGCGGAGGTTTTTATGAAGCTAGCGATTCTTCTGTTCACCATAAAACATCCTCAGAGCTTTTAGCAGAATATAAGATTTTCAGAAAACGGGAAGCGGGCAAAAAAGTATAA
- a CDS encoding aldehyde dehydrogenase family protein: protein MQTKVRTERMLIGGEWVYSESTFDVCDPQDNQVLAKVPAATEAHMLDAISKAKLAFEAHGTWPTHDRIRVLQNVAVYLETHLERFAKTIASEGSKTIREARGEVRRAIQTIQISAEEARRLSGETIQFDQHPGSENRVGYSYRFPIGVIGAITPFNDPLNLVAHKVGPAIAAGNAIVVKPASITPLSALLLAEAFQEAGLPKGMLSVVTGSGAEIGDALITHPDVKMISFTGGLDAGESIANRIGIKKMNMELGSNSPVIVLEDADLHVAVPACVSGAFSAVGQNCIGVQRIYVQELVYEAFLSSFVEQASQLIVGDKRDEYTDMGPMIHEREAKRVESWVAEAILDGAELIHGGKRYGAFYEPTILTNVPVTSKIVNEEIFGPVVIIERVRDVQEAVEKSNQVNYGLQAGIFTGSLEAAYYAIQKLDVGGVMVNDSSDYRIDFMPFGGVKGSGLGREGVRDSIEAMTEPKVVCFQLKGLA, encoded by the coding sequence ATGCAAACCAAAGTACGCACAGAAAGAATGTTAATTGGCGGAGAATGGGTGTATAGTGAGTCAACGTTCGATGTATGTGATCCACAGGATAATCAAGTTCTTGCAAAAGTTCCAGCTGCCACCGAAGCGCATATGCTCGATGCGATTTCAAAAGCAAAACTAGCTTTTGAAGCACATGGAACATGGCCAACACATGACAGAATACGTGTCCTTCAGAATGTCGCGGTGTACTTGGAAACACATTTAGAGCGATTTGCAAAAACAATTGCCAGTGAGGGAAGTAAGACAATCCGAGAGGCTAGGGGAGAAGTGCGAAGGGCAATTCAAACGATACAAATTAGCGCAGAAGAGGCAAGAAGGTTGAGTGGAGAGACCATTCAATTTGATCAACATCCAGGAAGTGAAAATCGAGTAGGTTACAGCTATCGTTTTCCTATTGGCGTAATTGGTGCCATTACTCCATTTAATGATCCGCTTAATTTAGTTGCCCATAAAGTGGGGCCGGCAATCGCGGCTGGGAACGCAATTGTCGTTAAACCAGCTTCTATTACACCGTTAAGTGCTCTCCTTTTAGCGGAAGCATTCCAAGAGGCGGGACTGCCGAAAGGGATGTTATCCGTTGTAACAGGTTCAGGTGCAGAAATAGGGGACGCGTTAATTACGCATCCGGATGTTAAAATGATTTCTTTTACCGGAGGGTTAGATGCTGGAGAATCTATTGCAAATAGAATAGGTATTAAGAAGATGAATATGGAGCTTGGCTCGAATTCGCCAGTTATCGTACTGGAAGATGCAGATTTACATGTAGCAGTGCCTGCCTGTGTTTCAGGTGCTTTCTCTGCAGTAGGTCAGAACTGTATCGGTGTTCAAAGAATTTATGTACAAGAATTGGTGTATGAAGCCTTTTTATCATCCTTCGTAGAGCAAGCATCTCAGTTAATTGTTGGGGATAAGCGGGATGAATATACGGATATGGGTCCGATGATTCACGAAAGAGAAGCAAAAAGAGTAGAGAGCTGGGTGGCGGAAGCTATTCTAGATGGAGCAGAACTCATCCACGGTGGTAAACGCTATGGAGCTTTTTATGAACCGACTATTTTAACGAATGTTCCAGTGACCAGCAAAATTGTGAATGAAGAGATTTTTGGCCCTGTTGTTATCATAGAGCGTGTACGTGACGTACAAGAAGCGGTGGAAAAATCTAATCAAGTGAACTACGGCCTGCAGGCTGGGATATTCACCGGTAGTTTAGAAGCTGCTTATTACGCCATTCAAAAGTTAGATGTTGGTGGAGTAATGGTAAATGACAGTAGTGACTATCGAATTGACTTCATGCCATTCGGTGGAGTGAAGGGATCTGGATTAGGTAGAGAAGGAGTTAGAGATTCGATAGAAGCCATGACAGAGCCAAAGGTCGTTTGCTTTCAACTTAAAGGATTGGCATAA